The following are from one region of the Phycisphaerae bacterium genome:
- a CDS encoding 4Fe-4S dicluster domain-containing protein translates to MPPEDNREESPRDRRSFFREALFRAMRPAAEYLEGRLPPEIRNELLGGDQGDVNHLSPLLRPPGALAEREFLDTCHRCGRCAEHCPADAIALVRANDPRAMADESAAGTPFIDPDQRACVICDDLSCMKACPSGALQLVDRFAIRVGFAIVDHAVCVRSRGDDCTACIEFCPIGNEAIRIGADGRVDVIDPSCTGTGCTGCGKCQEVCPTRPTRAIRIRAYSERRI, encoded by the coding sequence ATGCCGCCTGAGGATAATCGCGAAGAATCTCCGCGCGATCGGCGATCCTTCTTTCGTGAAGCGCTGTTTCGGGCGATGCGGCCTGCCGCAGAATACCTCGAAGGCAGGCTCCCACCTGAAATTCGTAATGAACTGCTCGGCGGCGATCAGGGTGATGTGAACCATTTATCGCCGCTGCTGCGTCCGCCTGGCGCGCTGGCGGAGCGAGAATTTCTCGATACGTGCCATCGCTGTGGCCGATGCGCTGAGCATTGTCCGGCCGACGCGATCGCACTGGTTCGCGCCAATGACCCGCGCGCCATGGCCGACGAATCGGCGGCCGGGACACCCTTCATTGATCCGGACCAGCGGGCCTGCGTGATCTGCGATGACCTTTCCTGCATGAAAGCATGCCCAAGCGGCGCGCTTCAACTGGTCGACCGCTTCGCCATTCGCGTTGGCTTTGCCATTGTCGATCACGCGGTGTGTGTCCGCTCCCGCGGCGACGATTGCACGGCTTGCATCGAATTCTGTCCGATCGGGAATGAGGCGATACGGATCGGCGCCGATGGCCGCGTGGATGTGATTGACCCGTCCTGCACGGGTACGGGCTGTACCGGCTGCGGCAAGTGTCAGGAGGTTTGCCCGACGAGACCGACACGCGCGATCCGGATCCGCGCCTACTCGGAACGGCGGATTTGA
- the topA gene encoding type I DNA topoisomerase produces the protein MAKKATKSAPRKARKTADDGPKFGRQLVIVESPAKAKTINKYLGRDYVVRASRGHVRDLPQHQYGIDPGRNFEPSYEILPKNKKIVDELRKLADDADTVFLATDLDREGEAIAWHLTQALDLPESKIRRVVFNEITKSAIRAAFDHPHEIDMAKVDAQQARRVLDRVVGYELSPLLWKKVAKGLSAGRVQSVAVRLIVEREREIRAFEPQEFWSIDGIFATDRANVENLAEQWRAFLATPGEKGDGPSKRDRLAWLADHGAFQSELVELSGKSFKAEGRLEKPSKGGQPRFQSAVETVRELSTSLGFNVDSLQEGEWEEYSHLGLRQIRLVGRLASGSSPAFHVKSIETKRTTTKPHAPFTTATLQQAAANQLHFAASRTMRIAQGLYEGVDIQTGEGNVGLITYMRTDSRNLSAESINAARGFINGRYGDKYLPGKPNFYASAKKAQEAHEAIRPTDVTRTPDSLRGHLSPEQLKLYTLIWNRFVACQMTPAEWDATSVLVSAATQQGEAVFKATGRILVFDGFYKVMGVPKSAEDQTLPNLMEGQAVFPLDIAPEQKFTSPPARFTEASLVKTLEAEGIGRPSTYAAIIQTVQDRGYVEQEDRKFHPTPRGEVVTDKLVAHFPKVMDVRFTSHVEDELDKIEEAHVDWHHVLHEFYEPFKESLARAHDEMDKVKAEPSDYVCDKCGKPMVYRLGKNGRFLSCTGYPECTGTQNVDKSGKPVATVKVDVQCELCGKDMTLRRSKRGPFLGCSGYPDCGGTMPCSESGEPLRKVSAESVAQPCPECGSRMEVRFARGKTFLGCTGYPKCKATGQLPEGVYVEKPKPEAAGARCEKCGRAMVIRKSRRGPFLSCSGFPKCRNAMPMEKLDHLKALEAEGKIPEPPVESSAGRGVGTSARGAKVRPKRLTKDEIKALGAPPAGFAWTLTGRPVVEVMPSSGLNCFSCGEEMTLRNGRFGPFFSCNNRKCKAVANLRGEAKKIAEETFGETRSKPIETDITCPDCGKKMLLRMGRTGRFLGCSGYPSCKKTMEPPPGLLREIAETAGVT, from the coding sequence ATGGCTAAAAAGGCCACCAAGTCCGCGCCACGAAAAGCCCGTAAAACCGCCGACGACGGACCCAAATTCGGGCGTCAGCTCGTCATAGTCGAGTCGCCTGCCAAAGCCAAAACCATCAACAAGTACCTCGGACGCGATTACGTCGTTCGGGCCAGCCGCGGCCATGTACGGGATCTGCCTCAGCACCAGTATGGCATCGATCCGGGGCGCAATTTTGAGCCTAGCTACGAGATACTCCCCAAGAATAAGAAGATCGTGGACGAGTTGCGGAAGTTGGCGGATGACGCGGATACCGTCTTCCTGGCAACCGACCTCGACCGTGAAGGGGAGGCGATTGCCTGGCATCTGACGCAGGCGCTCGACTTGCCCGAATCGAAAATCCGGCGCGTCGTATTCAATGAGATCACCAAGTCCGCCATCAGGGCCGCCTTCGATCATCCGCACGAAATCGACATGGCCAAGGTGGATGCCCAGCAGGCCCGTCGCGTTCTGGATCGAGTGGTCGGATACGAGCTGTCACCGTTGCTGTGGAAAAAGGTCGCCAAGGGGCTCAGTGCCGGCCGGGTGCAGTCTGTCGCGGTCCGGCTGATCGTCGAACGAGAACGGGAGATCCGGGCGTTCGAGCCACAGGAGTTCTGGTCGATCGACGGCATCTTTGCGACCGATCGTGCGAACGTCGAGAATCTGGCCGAGCAGTGGCGAGCTTTCCTCGCAACGCCGGGCGAGAAGGGAGACGGTCCTTCGAAGCGCGATCGTCTGGCCTGGCTTGCCGATCATGGCGCGTTTCAATCGGAACTGGTTGAACTATCCGGGAAGTCCTTCAAGGCAGAAGGCCGGCTCGAGAAGCCGTCGAAAGGTGGGCAGCCGCGGTTTCAGAGCGCGGTTGAGACCGTTCGCGAACTTTCCACGTCGCTCGGATTCAATGTGGACTCGCTTCAGGAAGGCGAGTGGGAGGAATACAGCCATCTTGGTTTGCGCCAGATTCGGCTGGTTGGCCGCCTGGCGTCGGGTTCGTCACCCGCGTTCCACGTCAAGTCAATTGAAACGAAGCGGACAACCACGAAGCCGCACGCGCCCTTCACAACCGCGACTTTACAACAGGCCGCCGCCAATCAACTGCATTTTGCCGCGTCCCGCACGATGCGAATCGCGCAGGGTCTGTACGAAGGCGTCGATATTCAGACCGGTGAAGGCAACGTCGGACTCATCACCTACATGCGAACCGATTCGCGAAATCTGTCCGCCGAGTCAATCAACGCCGCACGCGGATTCATCAACGGCCGGTACGGCGACAAGTATCTGCCCGGGAAGCCGAACTTCTATGCCAGCGCGAAGAAGGCGCAGGAGGCTCACGAGGCGATTCGTCCGACGGATGTAACACGCACTCCCGATTCATTGCGCGGCCATCTCTCGCCGGAGCAACTGAAGCTATACACCCTCATCTGGAATCGCTTTGTCGCCTGTCAGATGACGCCGGCGGAGTGGGACGCAACGTCCGTGCTTGTTTCCGCAGCAACGCAACAGGGCGAAGCCGTGTTCAAAGCGACCGGCCGAATCCTGGTGTTCGACGGGTTTTACAAGGTCATGGGGGTGCCGAAGAGTGCCGAAGACCAGACGCTGCCAAACCTGATGGAAGGTCAGGCGGTGTTTCCACTTGATATCGCGCCGGAACAGAAATTCACATCGCCGCCAGCTCGATTCACCGAAGCCTCGCTTGTAAAGACGCTGGAAGCCGAAGGCATCGGCAGGCCGAGCACGTATGCCGCGATCATTCAAACGGTCCAGGATCGTGGGTACGTCGAGCAGGAAGACCGGAAGTTTCATCCGACTCCGCGCGGCGAAGTGGTGACGGACAAGCTCGTCGCGCACTTTCCGAAAGTGATGGACGTTCGCTTCACCAGCCATGTTGAAGACGAACTGGACAAGATCGAGGAGGCGCACGTGGACTGGCATCACGTGCTGCATGAATTCTATGAACCCTTCAAGGAGTCGCTGGCGCGCGCCCATGACGAAATGGACAAAGTCAAGGCGGAACCGAGCGACTATGTCTGTGACAAATGCGGCAAGCCGATGGTCTATCGCCTCGGGAAGAACGGGCGATTCCTGTCATGCACCGGCTATCCCGAATGCACCGGCACGCAGAATGTCGACAAGAGCGGTAAGCCGGTTGCGACAGTGAAAGTCGATGTGCAATGCGAGTTGTGCGGCAAGGACATGACGCTTCGCCGCAGCAAGCGCGGACCGTTTCTCGGTTGCAGCGGCTATCCGGATTGCGGCGGCACGATGCCGTGCAGCGAATCCGGCGAGCCCCTCAGGAAGGTCAGTGCCGAATCCGTGGCACAGCCTTGCCCGGAGTGCGGGTCAAGGATGGAAGTCCGGTTCGCGCGCGGCAAGACCTTCCTCGGCTGCACCGGCTATCCGAAGTGCAAGGCGACGGGCCAGTTGCCCGAAGGCGTTTATGTGGAGAAACCGAAGCCCGAAGCGGCCGGCGCTCGCTGTGAGAAATGCGGCCGGGCGATGGTCATTCGCAAAAGTCGACGCGGGCCATTCCTGAGCTGCTCCGGTTTCCCGAAATGTCGCAACGCGATGCCGATGGAGAAGCTCGATCACCTCAAGGCGCTCGAAGCCGAAGGCAAGATTCCGGAACCGCCTGTGGAAAGTAGCGCCGGCCGGGGCGTCGGCACTTCCGCTCGGGGCGCAAAGGTACGGCCCAAGCGGCTGACCAAGGACGAGATCAAGGCGCTGGGCGCGCCGCCTGCGGGATTTGCGTGGACGCTCACCGGTCGGCCGGTCGTGGAGGTGATGCCCTCCAGCGGTCTGAACTGCTTTAGCTGCGGCGAGGAAATGACCCTCCGAAATGGTCGATTCGGACCGTTCTTCAGTTGCAACAATCGCAAGTGCAAGGCTGTCGCGAATCTGCGCGGCGAGGCGAAGAAAATCGCCGAGGAAACTTTTGGCGAAACGCGATCGAAGCCGATCGAGACGGACATCACCTGCCCGGACTGCGGCAAGAAGATGCTGCTACGCATGGGTCGCACCGGCCGGTTTCTTGGTTGCAGCGGCTATCCTTCCTGCAAGAAGACGATGGAACCGCCGCCGGGCCTGCTCCGCGAAATCGCGGAAACGGCGGGCGTTACGTGA
- a CDS encoding PEP-CTERM sorting domain-containing protein (PEP-CTERM proteins occur, often in large numbers, in the proteomes of bacteria that also encode an exosortase, a predicted intramembrane cysteine proteinase. The presence of a PEP-CTERM domain at a protein's C-terminus predicts cleavage within the sorting domain, followed by covalent anchoring to some some component of the (usually Gram-negative) cell surface. Many PEP-CTERM proteins exhibit an unusual sequence composition that includes large numbers of potential glycosylation sites. Expression of one such protein has been shown restore the ability of a bacterium to form floc, a type of biofilm.), whose protein sequence is MGRIAGCRALAALSAVFLAGLSPQFASASIISSAQIREVSVDATINTESFANQSDFDSASDFLPFNSSVQATPTLLPESASALATQASSMDTLEIHVAGQTSASIQPVNFVIGDAQSSSSFQYVFTIDEAGIYSFDAAVFTQGEGLYSSSAGLDFVNKDTNTYLASLNVFGTSAQSVPATLLELEPGEYAIYGYALSEILVSGEHNPNGSSSTASFEANLVFVVPEPGALTLLAAGLMMTSVRRNRRRNTR, encoded by the coding sequence ATGGGACGAATCGCAGGATGCCGCGCGCTCGCGGCATTATCCGCCGTATTTCTCGCTGGTTTGTCACCTCAATTCGCAAGTGCTTCCATCATCTCGTCGGCACAGATCCGCGAAGTTTCCGTCGATGCCACGATCAACACCGAGTCCTTCGCCAACCAGAGCGATTTTGACAGCGCGTCGGATTTCCTGCCGTTCAATTCGAGCGTCCAGGCGACTCCGACTCTTCTGCCGGAAAGCGCGAGCGCGCTCGCCACTCAGGCTTCGTCCATGGATACCCTCGAAATCCACGTGGCCGGCCAGACGAGCGCGTCGATTCAGCCCGTGAATTTCGTCATCGGCGACGCCCAGTCGTCGTCAAGTTTTCAATACGTATTCACCATCGATGAAGCCGGAATCTATTCATTCGACGCCGCGGTTTTCACCCAGGGCGAAGGTCTCTACTCTTCCTCCGCTGGACTGGACTTCGTCAACAAGGACACGAACACCTACCTGGCAAGCCTCAACGTTTTCGGTACCAGCGCGCAGTCCGTCCCGGCAACCTTGTTGGAATTGGAGCCGGGGGAGTATGCCATTTACGGCTATGCACTTTCAGAGATCCTTGTCTCTGGCGAACACAATCCGAACGGCTCTTCCTCGACCGCATCGTTCGAGGCCAATCTTGTCTTCGTCGTGCCGGAGCCGGGCGCACTCACGCTGCTTGCAGCCGGCCTGATGATGACAAGCGTACGTCGCAATCGACGCCGCAACACTCGCTGA
- a CDS encoding aminotransferase class I/II-fold pyridoxal phosphate-dependent enzyme: MNRFPVDLSSDTQTRPSPGMRRAIAEADVGDEQKREDPCVNRLQEMVAELTGKEAALLLPTGTMCNLIAHLIHCRPGDEIIIEASYHPVNFEGGGPAVHSRASLRLIDSESGIYTPEQVESAIRPNDPHFPRSRLVCVENTCNLRGGRVWPLTAVRAVAACARKHGLMLHLDGARLMNAVVASGTSALAYCEHFDSCWIDLSKGLGCPIGGVLAGSKAFIEEAWRYKHTFGGAMRQAGIIAAAGIYALENHVERLADDHAKAKRLAGGLAEIPGLAVNVDAVESNIVIVDMAGTKRMRTELFGKLAESGVRFSPLVNPSQFRAVTHMDIPEDGPERAVQAVRNALT; this comes from the coding sequence ATGAACCGATTTCCAGTCGACTTGTCGAGCGACACGCAAACGCGTCCATCGCCGGGCATGCGCCGGGCCATTGCCGAGGCGGACGTGGGAGACGAACAGAAGCGCGAAGATCCTTGCGTGAATCGCCTTCAGGAAATGGTGGCGGAACTGACAGGCAAGGAGGCGGCCCTGCTGTTGCCAACCGGAACCATGTGCAATCTGATCGCACATCTGATCCATTGTCGCCCCGGCGATGAAATCATAATCGAAGCGTCGTATCACCCTGTGAATTTTGAGGGCGGCGGGCCGGCCGTGCATAGCCGGGCGTCGCTGCGCCTCATCGATAGCGAGAGCGGCATCTACACGCCGGAACAGGTTGAGTCGGCGATACGCCCGAATGATCCACACTTTCCGCGAAGCCGGCTCGTCTGCGTCGAGAACACCTGCAATCTGCGCGGAGGCCGTGTCTGGCCGTTAACGGCGGTTCGGGCGGTTGCAGCCTGCGCGAGAAAGCACGGCTTGATGCTGCATCTGGATGGCGCGCGGTTGATGAACGCCGTGGTGGCTTCGGGCACGAGCGCACTGGCCTACTGCGAGCACTTCGATTCCTGCTGGATCGACCTGAGCAAGGGCCTCGGATGTCCGATTGGCGGCGTGTTGGCCGGCTCGAAGGCGTTCATCGAAGAGGCGTGGCGATATAAACACACGTTCGGCGGCGCGATGCGGCAGGCCGGCATTATCGCGGCCGCAGGAATTTACGCCCTCGAAAACCATGTCGAACGCCTCGCCGACGATCATGCGAAGGCGAAGCGCTTGGCCGGCGGACTTGCCGAAATTCCCGGGCTTGCGGTGAATGTGGATGCGGTCGAGTCGAATATCGTGATTGTTGATATGGCCGGCACGAAGCGCATGCGTACCGAGCTGTTCGGAAAACTCGCGGAATCTGGTGTGCGATTCAGCCCATTGGTCAATCCGAGTCAGTTTCGCGCGGTGACCCATATGGACATCCCCGAAGATGGACCGGAACGAGCCGTACAGGCCGTGCGAAACGCACTCACCTAG
- a CDS encoding MoxR family ATPase, protein MTQVQIDPAIQKATDEFRERFKAVREEIGKAIVGHEDIIHGVLTCLFTGGHALLEGVPGLGKTYLIRSMSEALSLRFSRIQFTPDLMPADIIGTNIIVENAETGRRGFEFQHGPLFAQLVLADEVNRATPKTQSALLEAMQEKTVTTSGSHYELEQPFFVMATQNPIEQEGTYPLPEAQLDRFFFKLVVKYSTREQLSTILDRTTTGHKPEIKAVMSASQIIGAQRLVQRVIVANHVKDYAIRLVLATHPRGEFATEQTNRYVRWGSSPRGAQALTLAAKVNALLDGRFNVSFDDIRKSVFPALRHRVLLNFEAQAEGIESEAVLQEIVDKTPTRIDAAA, encoded by the coding sequence ATGACACAAGTTCAGATCGATCCTGCAATCCAGAAGGCCACCGACGAATTCCGAGAACGGTTCAAGGCCGTTCGCGAGGAGATCGGCAAAGCCATCGTCGGCCACGAAGACATCATTCACGGCGTGCTGACCTGTCTGTTCACCGGCGGACATGCACTGCTCGAGGGAGTGCCCGGACTTGGCAAGACCTATCTCATCCGAAGCATGTCCGAGGCGCTGAGCCTCCGGTTCTCCCGCATCCAATTCACACCGGACCTTATGCCGGCCGACATCATTGGAACCAACATCATCGTGGAAAATGCCGAGACAGGACGACGCGGATTCGAGTTTCAGCATGGCCCCTTGTTCGCCCAGTTGGTGCTGGCGGACGAGGTGAACCGGGCCACGCCAAAAACGCAATCCGCACTGCTGGAAGCAATGCAGGAAAAAACCGTGACGACCAGCGGCTCTCATTACGAGCTGGAGCAGCCGTTTTTCGTCATGGCCACCCAAAATCCGATCGAACAGGAAGGCACCTATCCCCTGCCGGAGGCACAGCTTGATCGCTTCTTCTTCAAGCTGGTCGTGAAGTACTCCACGCGGGAGCAACTGAGCACGATCCTCGATCGAACGACGACCGGCCACAAGCCCGAGATCAAGGCGGTAATGAGCGCCAGCCAGATCATCGGTGCGCAGCGACTTGTGCAGCGAGTGATCGTCGCGAACCATGTGAAGGATTACGCGATACGACTCGTACTCGCCACGCATCCCCGCGGAGAGTTCGCAACAGAGCAGACCAATCGTTATGTGCGTTGGGGCAGTTCGCCTCGAGGCGCCCAGGCGCTGACACTTGCAGCCAAGGTCAATGCACTACTGGATGGACGGTTCAACGTGAGCTTCGATGACATCAGAAAGAGCGTTTTCCCCGCGTTGAGACATCGCGTGCTTCTGAATTTTGAGGCCCAGGCAGAGGGCATTGAATCCGAAGCGGTATTGCAGGAAATTGTTGATAAAACGCCCACACGCATCGATGCAGCAGCCTGA
- a CDS encoding cytochrome b/b6 domain-containing protein → MKSVPDQFGIPAARMTRNSAPLRTGVRRIALVIIIGLAGAASSIAIWPAPVLADDPDNCLMCHQFRGLGRFDEAANQVHIYFTNPDYTTRRLGPHSRLACTDCHTRSEVVTVPHQTVSKVDCTRQCHLGSSTGLERTFSHANVSEMLKQSAHTPELLGKLEFEGGPLLNRGQTNCLYCHDEPLFREPIEVMPRFRELTNRAFDRCDVCHSETVPIDIQYYLRHIASRFEPARNTLETAQVCSVCHSDPKIQQDYNLPDSVTSFVRSFHGKAALLGDQTTANCLSCHVKAGENAHFMLGHRDPLSSVSSVNVGDTCRSTACHPGADQRIADAAVHLDLPKAHGSIEFIIAAIFIVLTVLTFGPSAMIVVLELIHNVLGREEHHDTKKKGLVLAILNHPEGRERLTRFKIRHRVSHWILTILFTLLVLTGFPLKFAETAWASALIGMFGGLSIARQLHHWSGILLVGGFMLHMVDVFIVFLLRAKSIPPATGRGRYLEAWVSMPLWISINDVRKTIQLFAYLLFLRKDRPTFGRFSPPEKFEYLGVFWGTMLLGVTGALLWGEQYSSRFLSGRASNIATIAHTYEAFLALIHVGILHIYNVILAPKVFPLSLATITGETPIAKLEEEHGEMIDEIARDLGVEGQNGGA, encoded by the coding sequence GTGAAATCAGTACCAGATCAGTTCGGTATTCCCGCCGCGCGGATGACGCGAAATTCCGCTCCTTTGCGGACAGGTGTGCGGAGAATTGCACTGGTTATCATCATCGGACTTGCGGGGGCAGCCTCATCGATTGCGATCTGGCCCGCCCCGGTGCTCGCCGACGATCCGGACAACTGCCTGATGTGCCACCAGTTTCGCGGACTGGGACGCTTCGACGAAGCCGCGAATCAGGTTCACATCTATTTCACAAATCCCGATTACACGACACGTCGGCTTGGCCCGCATTCGCGTCTTGCTTGCACCGATTGCCATACAAGATCAGAGGTCGTCACGGTCCCGCATCAGACCGTATCCAAAGTCGATTGCACTCGGCAGTGTCACCTCGGCAGTTCCACCGGACTTGAACGAACGTTCAGTCATGCCAACGTCAGCGAGATGCTCAAGCAGAGTGCCCACACGCCGGAACTTCTCGGAAAGCTTGAGTTTGAGGGCGGTCCACTCCTGAATCGCGGACAGACGAATTGTTTGTATTGTCACGACGAGCCGCTGTTTCGTGAGCCGATCGAAGTCATGCCGCGCTTTCGCGAGCTGACCAATCGCGCGTTTGATCGATGCGATGTGTGCCACTCCGAGACCGTGCCGATCGACATCCAGTATTACCTGCGACATATCGCATCGCGGTTCGAGCCGGCCCGCAACACACTTGAGACCGCACAGGTCTGCTCGGTCTGCCATAGCGATCCGAAGATTCAGCAGGACTACAACCTGCCGGATTCGGTCACCAGCTTTGTTCGCAGCTTCCATGGAAAGGCCGCACTCCTCGGCGATCAGACCACGGCGAACTGCCTGTCATGCCATGTAAAGGCCGGCGAAAACGCCCATTTCATGCTCGGCCATCGAGACCCGCTCTCTTCGGTGAGTTCGGTCAACGTCGGCGATACGTGTCGAAGCACGGCCTGTCATCCGGGCGCCGACCAGCGAATTGCCGATGCCGCGGTGCATCTTGATCTACCAAAGGCGCATGGGTCGATTGAGTTCATCATTGCCGCGATTTTCATTGTGCTGACGGTGCTGACGTTCGGGCCGTCCGCCATGATCGTCGTGCTCGAACTCATTCATAACGTTCTGGGTCGAGAAGAGCACCACGATACGAAGAAAAAGGGCCTCGTGCTGGCGATTCTCAACCACCCCGAAGGGCGAGAGCGCCTGACACGGTTCAAGATCCGGCACCGCGTGTCACACTGGATCCTGACGATCCTCTTCACGCTGCTGGTGCTCACCGGCTTTCCGCTCAAGTTTGCCGAGACGGCGTGGGCGTCGGCGTTGATCGGCATGTTCGGCGGGTTGTCGATTGCACGACAGTTGCACCATTGGTCGGGCATTCTTCTGGTCGGCGGATTCATGCTTCACATGGTGGACGTCTTTATTGTCTTCCTGCTGAGGGCGAAATCCATCCCGCCGGCGACGGGACGGGGTCGATATCTCGAGGCGTGGGTTTCCATGCCGCTCTGGATTTCGATCAACGATGTCAGGAAGACAATCCAGCTCTTTGCCTATCTGCTGTTTCTCCGAAAGGATCGACCCACCTTCGGCCGCTTCAGCCCGCCGGAGAAGTTTGAGTATCTGGGCGTCTTCTGGGGAACAATGCTGCTCGGTGTGACCGGCGCGCTGCTCTGGGGCGAGCAGTACAGTTCGCGATTTCTCTCCGGCCGCGCGAGCAATATTGCAACCATTGCTCACACCTATGAGGCGTTTCTTGCGTTGATCCATGTCGGCATTCTTCACATCTACAACGTGATTCTGGCCCCGAAGGTGTTCCCGCTCTCGCTTGCCACCATCACCGGCGAAACACCGATCGCCAAGCTCGAAGAGGAGCATGGCGAGATGATTGACGAAATCGCCCGTGATCTTGGCGTGGAGGGTCAGAATGGCGGCGCCTAA